The Lacipirellula parvula genome window below encodes:
- a CDS encoding ZIP family metal transporter gives MSPIVPLAYYSIIILAASVVGGMLPLWFRLTHRGMQLAVSFVAAMMFGVGMLHMLPHALAEAHAVKATADEAVDFTVMMWVVAGWLTMFFIERFFCYHHHDLETDAAGELHELHEHEHDCGHDHGHHHHDITWSGAAFGLTIHSVIEGVALAASVYHRHDNLPLAGFGTFLVIVLHKPFDSMTIAMLMARGGWSPQIRYAVNGLFALAIPVGIALFLLGIGAESSTGPLLAYSLAFSAGTFLCISLSDLLPELQFHDHDRGKLSVALLLGLALALGVGKLESLVHRHAANATAAASR, from the coding sequence ATGTCCCCCATCGTCCCCCTCGCCTACTACTCGATCATCATCCTCGCCGCCTCCGTGGTCGGCGGGATGCTCCCGTTGTGGTTCCGCCTCACCCATCGCGGCATGCAGCTGGCCGTCAGCTTTGTCGCCGCGATGATGTTCGGCGTCGGCATGCTCCACATGCTGCCGCACGCCCTCGCCGAAGCCCACGCCGTGAAGGCCACGGCCGACGAAGCGGTCGACTTCACCGTGATGATGTGGGTCGTCGCCGGCTGGCTGACGATGTTCTTCATCGAACGCTTCTTCTGCTACCACCACCACGATCTCGAAACCGACGCCGCCGGCGAGTTGCACGAACTTCACGAGCATGAGCACGACTGCGGCCATGACCACGGCCACCATCATCACGACATCACGTGGAGCGGCGCCGCGTTTGGGTTGACGATCCATAGCGTGATCGAAGGGGTCGCGCTCGCCGCAAGCGTCTACCACCGCCACGACAATCTGCCGCTGGCCGGCTTCGGGACGTTTCTGGTGATCGTCCTGCACAAGCCGTTCGATTCGATGACGATTGCGATGCTGATGGCCCGCGGCGGCTGGTCGCCGCAGATTCGCTACGCGGTGAACGGCCTATTCGCCCTGGCGATCCCCGTCGGCATCGCCCTGTTCTTGCTGGGCATCGGCGCCGAATCATCGACCGGCCCCCTGCTCGCCTACTCGCTCGCATTCTCGGCGGGAACGTTCCTCTGCATCTCGCTGAGCGACCTGCTGCCGGAACTGCAGTTCCACGACCACGACCGCGGCAAACTGTCGGTGGCGCTCCTCTTGGGCCTTGCGCTCGCCCTCGGCGTCGGCAAACTGGAAAGCCTAGTCCACCGCCACGCCGCCAACGCCACGGCAGCAGCTTCCCGGTAG
- the dtd gene encoding D-aminoacyl-tRNA deacylase, which translates to MKACIQRVSSARVRVAGETVGEIGRGLLVLLGVAAGDGPAELRWMVDKVLGLRIFDDGEGKMNLGLTDVGGELLVVSQFTLLGDCRKGRRPSFIGAAPPEMAERMYDEFVAAARAAGVTTATGRFRTNMEVELVNDGPVTILIDSADR; encoded by the coding sequence GTGAAAGCCTGCATTCAACGCGTTTCTTCGGCCCGAGTGCGGGTGGCGGGCGAGACGGTCGGCGAGATTGGTCGCGGGCTGCTGGTGCTGCTGGGCGTCGCCGCGGGCGACGGGCCGGCGGAGCTGCGGTGGATGGTCGACAAGGTGCTCGGCCTGCGAATCTTCGACGACGGCGAAGGGAAGATGAACCTCGGGCTTACCGACGTCGGCGGCGAGCTGCTCGTGGTGAGTCAGTTCACCTTGCTGGGCGATTGCCGTAAGGGCCGGCGGCCGAGTTTCATCGGCGCGGCGCCGCCGGAGATGGCCGAGCGGATGTACGACGAGTTCGTCGCCGCGGCGCGGGCAGCCGGCGTGACGACGGCGACCGGCAGGTTTCGCACCAATATGGAAGTTGAGCTGGTGAACGACGGCCCGGTAACGATTTTAATCGACTCCGCTGACCGGTAG
- the pdxA gene encoding 4-hydroxythreonine-4-phosphate dehydrogenase PdxA yields MADPAQKPLLAITLGDPAGVGPEVVVRAWNDPRIHEVCRPVALGHPEILRRAVALTGSSTRVEVIDSVSTIAQLGLDPSATHNIPCLPVGSDDVLDAPQAKLDARSGQAAYEAVVLATRRSIAGQFAGMVTAPLSKAALHAAGHHYPGHTELLAELCGVDDFAMMLYLPKSELPDSRAGLGVVHTTLHCSIRSVPGQLNPGLIAAKCRLANAVMRDGFGLVDPRIGVCALNPHAGEEELFGNEENLIISPAVGMARAAGIQATGPLPADTLMVRARDGEFDAVVAMYHDQGHIALKLLAMHRAVNITLGLPIVRTSCAHGTAFDRAWQGTAEGSGMVAAILAAAELARRNFRFR; encoded by the coding sequence ATGGCCGACCCCGCTCAAAAGCCGCTCCTCGCGATCACCCTTGGCGACCCCGCCGGCGTCGGGCCCGAAGTCGTCGTCCGCGCCTGGAACGATCCCCGCATCCACGAGGTTTGCCGACCGGTCGCCCTCGGCCATCCCGAAATCCTCCGCCGCGCGGTCGCCCTCACCGGCTCGTCGACCCGGGTGGAAGTGATCGACTCGGTCAGCACGATCGCCCAGTTGGGGCTCGATCCCTCGGCAACGCACAACATTCCCTGCCTGCCGGTCGGCAGCGACGACGTCCTCGACGCTCCGCAGGCGAAGCTCGACGCCCGCTCCGGCCAGGCCGCGTACGAGGCGGTCGTCCTGGCCACTCGCCGCTCGATCGCCGGGCAGTTCGCCGGCATGGTCACGGCGCCGCTGAGCAAAGCCGCCCTCCATGCCGCCGGCCATCACTACCCCGGCCACACGGAACTACTCGCCGAACTCTGCGGCGTCGACGACTTTGCGATGATGCTCTACCTGCCAAAGTCGGAACTTCCCGACTCCCGCGCGGGGCTCGGCGTCGTCCACACGACGCTCCACTGTTCGATCCGCTCGGTGCCGGGGCAATTGAATCCGGGCCTCATCGCCGCGAAGTGCCGCCTCGCGAACGCGGTGATGCGCGACGGCTTCGGCCTCGTCGATCCCCGCATCGGCGTTTGTGCGCTCAACCCCCACGCCGGCGAGGAAGAACTCTTCGGCAACGAAGAGAATCTGATCATCTCGCCTGCCGTCGGCATGGCCCGCGCCGCCGGCATCCAAGCGACCGGCCCGCTGCCAGCCGACACGCTGATGGTCCGCGCCCGCGACGGCGAATTCGACGCCGTGGTGGCGATGTACCACGACCAGGGCCACATCGCGCTGAAGCTACTGGCGATGCACCGCGCGGTGAACATCACGCTCGGGCTGCCAATCGTTCGCACAAGCTGCGCTCACGGCACGGCGTTCGATCGCGCGTGGCAAGGCACGGCCGAAGGGAGCGGCATGGTCGCCGCGATCCTAGCCGCCGCAGAGTTAGCACGCCGCAACTTCCGCTTCCGGTAG
- a CDS encoding metal-dependent hydrolase produces the protein MPFVPSWFLLQSIRHATAALGGNATFCDIPPPMAGFKTHITTSCTLGAGYACLGVYHGLSVEASLVAGCLCGVGGMLPDIDSDSGVPLRETLNFFAAVAPMMLVDRFQHFNWNYEQMVLAGAVTYLTVRFGIGKFFKKYTVHRGMFHSIPALLIFTGLAFLLSNSTNLHLRYFKAGGVFLGVFSHLMLDEIWAIDFSGGRWRFKKSFGTALKLWGDDMWGNFSVYWKLALIVVMILSEPMVMERYGQLSPIVINSDVLKQRAVHDLMPDQPQTQLADGANGAPPRAFSIGYQQQWATSNGVAPTGGAAPAVDQPQHDRNIYDTARRIMRRFNWTK, from the coding sequence GTGCCCTTCGTGCCTTCGTGGTTCCTCCTACAAAGCATTCGCCACGCCACGGCTGCACTTGGCGGAAACGCCACGTTTTGCGACATTCCGCCCCCCATGGCCGGCTTCAAAACCCACATCACGACCAGCTGCACGCTCGGCGCAGGCTACGCCTGTCTCGGCGTCTATCACGGCTTGTCGGTGGAAGCGAGCCTGGTCGCCGGCTGTCTGTGCGGCGTCGGCGGGATGCTGCCCGACATCGACAGCGACTCGGGCGTGCCGCTCCGCGAGACGCTCAACTTCTTCGCGGCCGTAGCGCCGATGATGCTCGTCGACCGCTTCCAGCACTTCAACTGGAATTACGAGCAAATGGTGCTGGCAGGCGCTGTCACTTATTTGACGGTTCGCTTCGGCATCGGCAAGTTCTTTAAGAAGTACACAGTCCACCGTGGAATGTTCCACAGCATCCCGGCGCTGCTCATTTTTACCGGGTTAGCGTTTCTCTTAAGCAACTCGACAAATCTTCATTTGCGATACTTTAAGGCAGGCGGCGTCTTTCTGGGCGTTTTCTCGCATTTGATGCTCGATGAAATTTGGGCGATCGATTTCAGCGGCGGACGCTGGCGCTTCAAAAAATCGTTCGGCACGGCGCTCAAGCTGTGGGGGGACGATATGTGGGGCAATTTCTCCGTCTATTGGAAACTAGCCCTGATCGTCGTGATGATCCTCAGCGAACCGATGGTGATGGAGCGCTACGGCCAGCTCTCGCCGATCGTCATTAACAGCGACGTCCTGAAGCAACGCGCCGTCCACGACTTGATGCCGGATCAACCGCAGACGCAGCTCGCCGACGGCGCCAACGGCGCGCCGCCGCGAGCGTTCAGCATCGGCTACCAGCAGCAATGGGCGACTTCCAATGGCGTCGCGCCCACCGGCGGCGCGGCGCCCGCGGTCGATCAGCCGCAACACGACCGCAACATCTACGACACCGCCCGCCGCATCATGCGGCGCTTTAACTGGACCAAGTAG
- a CDS encoding CvpA family protein — protein sequence MQTYDIAMLAVLGFATIFGFWKGLAWQVASLASLVVSYFAALKFADRLAPMVSEHAPFNKFAAMLIIYAGSSLAIWMLFRVVAGVIDGIKLKEFDRQMGALVGFAKGVLLCIAITCVAVTLLGQQQRDQIIASRSGHYIVQVLDKADAVAPPEIKGVIGPYIEKINQRMTPGYQPNPQQDLQDLQKLWSEGAGGAAGAGGLLPAGANIGWPTAPNNASPSQPQSTPVWPISSGERR from the coding sequence ATGCAGACCTACGATATCGCGATGCTAGCTGTGCTCGGGTTCGCCACGATCTTTGGATTTTGGAAAGGACTCGCCTGGCAAGTCGCCTCGCTGGCGTCGCTCGTGGTGAGCTACTTCGCCGCGCTGAAGTTCGCCGATCGGCTCGCGCCGATGGTGAGCGAGCACGCTCCGTTCAATAAATTCGCCGCGATGCTGATCATCTACGCTGGCAGCTCGCTGGCGATTTGGATGTTGTTCCGCGTCGTCGCCGGCGTCATCGACGGAATCAAGCTGAAAGAGTTCGATCGCCAGATGGGCGCCTTGGTTGGCTTTGCCAAAGGCGTGCTCCTGTGCATCGCGATCACCTGCGTCGCGGTCACCCTGCTTGGCCAGCAACAACGCGACCAGATCATCGCCTCGCGCAGCGGCCACTACATCGTCCAGGTGCTCGATAAGGCCGACGCCGTGGCGCCGCCGGAGATCAAAGGGGTGATCGGCCCGTACATCGAGAAGATCAACCAGCGGATGACTCCCGGCTACCAACCGAACCCGCAGCAAGACCTGCAGGACCTCCAGAAGCTATGGAGCGAGGGAGCAGGGGGGGCCGCCGGGGCAGGGGGCTTGCTGCCGGCCGGGGCGAACATCGGCTGGCCGACCGCGCCGAACAACGCGTCGCCATCGCAGCCGCAGAGCACGCCGGTGTGGCCGATCTCCAGCGGCGAGCGGCGGTAG
- a CDS encoding DUF11 domain-containing protein, with protein sequence MSDQRIHNGLLTTDNGPRSAPAWFRYGIIAAAAIIMCSCRAAEPRYRIAGNQPATPPQLPSPSFMTDDVQYYAPGPGNSDVQQVAYAEDSAEAPLDLQQPADLEATAFADDSESAPVLQPAPKAAQPGPPVRFAASKLPTHLTSEQLQQSQCLPEGNWQPMCSGSGCGCCSHEPATGPADEYLCDGGDMHLPAGVNASWKITGLEQEDTVAHYDTIDGRTIITPSNKVCLYAPRFAAARQVVDLRAYARIDAPGDATQRINPIKIEETEDVSTSLAEIKPNIHREKEPPSLLREREQAGELDRDRRVAVTIGTLQPYCNVQLIRSGEVIGTDIVKIARASLAAIAWSGVEAAQVVLDNRQAQAAVSELTPGTIYHTFEPNNPKLRLVKLASKTSAQPGEEVEFTLRFDNVGDKIIGNVVIADSLTTRLEYVEGSQKTSLPANFTTQANDGESLVLRWELTEPLEKGKGGVIQFRCKVR encoded by the coding sequence ATGAGCGATCAACGTATTCACAACGGACTACTGACGACTGACAACGGACCGCGCAGCGCACCGGCTTGGTTCCGTTACGGCATCATCGCCGCCGCGGCGATCATCATGTGCTCCTGCCGCGCGGCCGAACCTCGCTATCGCATTGCCGGCAACCAACCGGCGACGCCTCCGCAATTGCCGTCTCCGTCGTTCATGACCGACGACGTGCAGTACTACGCTCCTGGCCCGGGCAACTCGGACGTCCAGCAAGTCGCCTACGCCGAAGACTCGGCCGAGGCGCCGCTCGATCTCCAACAGCCGGCCGATCTCGAAGCGACTGCCTTCGCCGATGATTCCGAGTCGGCTCCCGTGCTGCAACCGGCCCCGAAGGCTGCGCAGCCAGGACCACCAGTTCGCTTCGCCGCTTCGAAGCTGCCGACGCATCTCACCAGCGAGCAGCTCCAACAGTCGCAGTGTTTGCCCGAAGGCAACTGGCAGCCGATGTGTAGCGGATCAGGCTGCGGTTGCTGCAGCCATGAACCCGCGACCGGCCCTGCGGATGAATACCTGTGCGACGGCGGCGACATGCACCTGCCCGCCGGCGTGAACGCCAGCTGGAAGATCACCGGCCTCGAACAAGAAGATACCGTCGCCCACTACGACACGATCGACGGCCGCACGATCATCACGCCGAGCAACAAGGTCTGCCTCTACGCCCCGCGCTTCGCCGCGGCTCGGCAAGTGGTCGACCTTCGCGCCTACGCCCGCATCGACGCTCCTGGCGACGCGACGCAACGCATCAACCCGATCAAGATCGAAGAGACCGAAGACGTCTCGACCTCGCTCGCCGAGATCAAACCGAACATCCATCGCGAGAAGGAACCGCCGAGCCTATTGCGTGAACGCGAGCAGGCGGGCGAACTCGACCGCGATCGCCGCGTCGCTGTCACCATCGGCACGCTGCAGCCTTACTGCAACGTGCAGTTGATTCGCAGCGGCGAAGTGATCGGCACCGACATCGTGAAGATCGCCCGTGCGTCGCTGGCCGCGATCGCGTGGTCGGGCGTCGAAGCGGCACAAGTGGTGCTCGACAACCGCCAGGCCCAGGCCGCCGTCAGCGAGCTGACGCCCGGCACGATCTACCACACCTTCGAACCGAACAATCCGAAGCTCCGCCTCGTGAAGCTCGCGTCGAAGACCTCGGCTCAACCGGGCGAAGAGGTCGAGTTCACCCTGCGGTTCGACAACGTCGGCGACAAGATCATCGGCAACGTCGTGATTGCCGACAGCCTCACGACGCGGCTCGAGTACGTCGAAGGCAGCCAAAAGACGTCGCTGCCGGCGAACTTCACCACGCAAGCGAACGACGGCGAGTCGCTGGTGCTGCGGTGGGAACTCACCGAACCGCTCGAAAAGGGCAAAGGCGGCGTGATCCAATTCCGCTGCAAAGTGCGGTGA
- a CDS encoding serine/threonine protein kinase: MSAGREFVGPYRMFHLIRAGAMFEIWAVRPMAETRALAMKWLPPGSRYDRTTVAQLKHEYEVGKALDHPSIIKTYDYGDSKKDGAFVVMELFKTPNLKQQIHDQLDSLHWRLDTILMECAQALEHMHRQGWVHRDIKPDNFLVDENNHIRLIDFTLTMKIKTGISKMFGGKMPVAGTHSYMPPEQIRGQACDARADIYSFGCMVYELITGKLPFTATSPAELLNKHLKLKPPSVQMLNRNVHNDFANLVSRMLAKEPKDRPESLMEFMRELKAGRVFQIKPKKPVPKVEEPKDD, translated from the coding sequence ATGTCTGCCGGTCGCGAATTCGTCGGTCCCTATCGGATGTTTCATCTCATCCGCGCCGGCGCTATGTTCGAAATCTGGGCCGTCCGCCCGATGGCCGAGACGAGGGCGCTCGCGATGAAGTGGCTGCCGCCCGGTTCGCGCTACGACCGCACGACCGTCGCCCAGCTGAAGCACGAATACGAGGTCGGCAAGGCGCTCGATCATCCGTCGATCATCAAAACATACGACTACGGCGACAGCAAAAAGGACGGGGCGTTCGTCGTCATGGAACTCTTCAAGACGCCGAACTTGAAGCAGCAAATCCACGACCAACTCGACAGCCTTCACTGGCGGCTCGACACGATCCTGATGGAGTGCGCCCAAGCCCTGGAGCACATGCATCGCCAGGGGTGGGTCCATCGCGACATCAAGCCCGATAATTTTCTCGTCGACGAGAACAACCACATCCGGCTGATCGACTTCACGCTGACGATGAAAATCAAGACCGGCATCAGCAAGATGTTCGGCGGCAAGATGCCGGTCGCCGGCACGCACAGCTACATGCCGCCCGAGCAGATCCGCGGCCAGGCGTGCGACGCCCGCGCCGACATCTACAGCTTCGGCTGCATGGTGTACGAACTGATCACCGGCAAGCTGCCGTTCACCGCCACCAGCCCGGCCGAGTTGCTCAACAAGCATCTCAAGCTGAAGCCGCCGTCGGTGCAAATGCTCAATCGCAACGTCCACAACGACTTCGCGAACTTGGTTAGCCGCATGCTCGCGAAAGAACCGAAAGACCGTCCCGAGTCGCTCATGGAATTCATGCGCGAACTCAAAGCGGGCCGCGTCTTCCAAATCAAACCCAAAAAGCCAGTTCCGAAGGTTGAAGAACCTAAAGACGATTAG
- a CDS encoding DMT family transporter, protein MPYLAFLFICLCWGTSFILMDRASLAFGPAEIGMWRMTSGAVTLAVYCLLKRQWTRLTPTEWRQLAVIAFFCNAYPYVVQPFAMQATGEHGFIGMMVTLVPIATIAAVAIMLKQWPTPRQWIGVLGGLGCAALIVFDGTERGIAPWLLALALSSPVSYAIGNTYLKWKLAHLPTAPLTVLFLLMGAALVVPFEFIPALREGMHLGPPETPEHFWYALGSLLLLGVGSTGVAILLFVWLVQTQGPLFAGMVTYVVPMIALLWGQVDGERLTGRQLAAIAGALAMVAIVQWRSAKPVVAATAEPPA, encoded by the coding sequence GTGCCCTACCTCGCCTTCCTCTTCATCTGTCTCTGCTGGGGCACGAGCTTCATCCTCATGGATCGTGCGTCGCTTGCGTTCGGCCCCGCCGAGATCGGCATGTGGCGGATGACCAGCGGCGCCGTGACGCTCGCCGTGTATTGTTTGCTCAAGCGACAGTGGACGCGGCTCACGCCGACCGAGTGGCGGCAACTCGCCGTCATCGCGTTCTTCTGCAACGCTTACCCCTATGTCGTCCAGCCGTTCGCGATGCAGGCGACCGGCGAGCATGGCTTCATCGGGATGATGGTGACGCTGGTTCCCATCGCGACGATTGCCGCGGTGGCCATCATGCTGAAGCAGTGGCCAACGCCTCGGCAATGGATCGGCGTTCTTGGCGGACTTGGCTGCGCCGCGCTGATCGTTTTCGACGGCACCGAGCGCGGCATCGCACCGTGGCTGCTCGCCCTCGCCCTTAGTTCGCCGGTGAGCTACGCCATCGGCAACACCTATCTCAAGTGGAAGCTCGCGCACCTGCCTACGGCCCCGCTCACGGTCCTCTTCCTGCTGATGGGCGCCGCGCTGGTCGTGCCGTTCGAGTTCATCCCCGCGCTGCGCGAAGGAATGCACCTCGGCCCGCCGGAAACGCCAGAGCATTTTTGGTATGCCCTTGGATCGCTGTTGCTGCTGGGCGTCGGCAGCACCGGCGTCGCCATTTTGCTGTTCGTCTGGCTGGTCCAAACGCAGGGCCCCCTCTTCGCCGGCATGGTGACCTACGTCGTGCCGATGATCGCCCTCCTCTGGGGGCAAGTCGACGGCGAACGCCTCACGGGCCGCCAACTCGCTGCCATCGCCGGGGCGCTGGCGATGGTTGCGATTGTGCAGTGGCGATCGGCCAAGCCGGTAGTTGCCGCCACGGCCGAACCTCCGGCGTGA
- a CDS encoding acetyl-CoA carboxylase carboxyltransferase subunit alpha translates to MASSFQLPFEQPIHEIEAQIRDLESVDPKSDDVREQIRELRKQLNETIRSIYKNLDPWETVRVSRHPQRPMFTDYVDLVFDEFVELHGDKFFGDDRALRTGFAKLDEFKVMLVGHQKGKTLKERNECYFGCAHPEGYRKAMEKMELAAKYGLPIIAMIDTPGAYPGIGAEERGQAQVIAESMLAMSRLPTPIICIVIGEGGSGGALGIGVGDRVAVLENAYYSVISPEGCAGILWKSHDYAPQAARALKITSKHLLEMGVIDDVVEEPLGGAHRDHYQMAAKLKQYLTKTLRELQKLPTTELLNQRYDKFRKIGPYIENGVATA, encoded by the coding sequence ATGGCCAGCAGCTTCCAACTTCCGTTCGAACAGCCGATTCACGAGATCGAAGCCCAGATCCGCGACCTTGAGAGCGTCGATCCCAAGAGCGACGACGTCCGCGAGCAAATTCGCGAACTGCGCAAGCAGCTCAACGAAACGATTCGCTCGATCTACAAGAATCTTGATCCGTGGGAAACGGTTCGCGTCTCGCGTCACCCGCAGCGACCGATGTTCACCGACTACGTCGACCTCGTGTTCGACGAGTTCGTCGAACTCCACGGCGATAAGTTCTTCGGCGACGACCGCGCACTCCGCACCGGCTTCGCGAAGCTCGACGAATTCAAGGTGATGCTCGTCGGCCACCAAAAAGGCAAAACGCTCAAAGAGCGGAACGAGTGCTACTTCGGCTGCGCCCATCCCGAAGGCTATCGCAAGGCGATGGAAAAGATGGAGCTCGCCGCCAAGTACGGCCTGCCGATCATCGCGATGATCGACACGCCCGGCGCCTATCCCGGCATCGGCGCCGAGGAACGCGGCCAGGCCCAAGTGATTGCCGAAAGCATGCTCGCGATGTCGCGACTGCCGACGCCGATCATTTGCATCGTCATCGGCGAAGGCGGCTCCGGCGGCGCGCTCGGCATCGGCGTCGGCGACCGAGTCGCCGTGCTTGAGAACGCCTACTACTCAGTGATCAGCCCCGAAGGCTGCGCCGGCATCCTTTGGAAGAGCCACGACTACGCTCCCCAAGCCGCCCGCGCCCTGAAGATCACCTCGAAGCATCTGCTCGAAATGGGCGTCATCGACGATGTCGTCGAAGAGCCCCTCGGCGGCGCCCATCGCGACCATTACCAAATGGCCGCGAAGCTCAAGCAGTATCTCACGAAGACGCTGCGCGAACTTCAGAAGTTGCCGACCACGGAGCTGCTCAACCAGCGGTACGACAAGTTCCGCAAGATCGGCCCGTACATCGAAAACGGCGTCGCGACTGCCTAG
- the truA gene encoding tRNA pseudouridine(38-40) synthase TruA: MPSFKITLAYDGAEFSGWQAQPGRRTVQGELERAWLEITGEAVRLNAAGRTDAGVHAAGQVASVESATNIPPESLVHALNSKLPDDAAVQLVERVADGFHATHDAKFKRYRYTIYNDGRRPVFARKYAWHIPTPLDVAAMQAGGAHMVGTHDFACFQSVGSERESTVRTIFAVDVVAMPAASLAPGSARGSARLLSTLAPNELQTGPRAEPGARIVTIDVEGDGFLYNMVRTIAGTLVEVGRGRRPPEWVAEVIASKDRCTAGQTAPAHGLCMQWVAY; the protein is encoded by the coding sequence TTGCCTAGTTTCAAGATCACGCTGGCTTACGACGGCGCCGAGTTCTCTGGCTGGCAAGCGCAGCCCGGGCGGCGGACGGTGCAGGGGGAGTTGGAGCGGGCATGGCTCGAGATCACCGGCGAGGCGGTGCGCCTCAACGCAGCCGGCCGCACCGACGCCGGCGTTCATGCGGCCGGGCAGGTCGCGAGCGTCGAGTCGGCGACGAACATCCCGCCCGAGTCGCTCGTCCACGCACTCAACTCAAAACTTCCCGATGACGCCGCGGTGCAGCTCGTGGAACGCGTCGCCGACGGCTTCCACGCGACGCACGACGCGAAGTTCAAACGCTATCGTTACACGATCTACAACGACGGGCGGCGGCCCGTCTTCGCCCGCAAGTATGCGTGGCACATCCCGACGCCGCTCGACGTGGCGGCGATGCAAGCCGGCGGCGCCCACATGGTCGGCACGCACGATTTCGCCTGCTTCCAGTCAGTCGGCTCCGAGCGGGAGTCCACCGTCCGTACGATCTTCGCCGTCGACGTCGTTGCAATGCCCGCCGCATCCCTAGCCCCGGGCTCCGCCCGGGGGTCGGCCCGCCTACTAAGTACGCTCGCCCCCAACGAACTGCAAACCGGCCCCCGGGCGGAGCCCGGGGCTAGAATCGTTACCATCGACGTCGAAGGAGATGGTTTCCTCTACAATATGGTCCGCACCATCGCCGGCACGCTCGTCGAAGTCGGCCGCGGCCGACGCCCGCCCGAGTGGGTCGCCGAAGTGATCGCCTCGAAAGATCGCTGCACCGCCGGCCAAACCGCCCCCGCCCACGGCCTCTGCATGCAATGGGTCGCGTACTAA
- a CDS encoding putative signal transducing protein produces MSDSESILAYTAANAIEAHALAAFLANEGIEARVLGEALQGAFAGIDAGNLDTVEVWVAVADRAKAEPLIEQWRQEYDE; encoded by the coding sequence GTGTCTGATTCAGAGTCGATTTTGGCCTACACCGCGGCGAACGCGATCGAGGCCCATGCCTTGGCCGCGTTTCTGGCGAACGAGGGGATCGAGGCCCGCGTCCTCGGCGAAGCCTTACAGGGGGCGTTTGCCGGCATCGATGCCGGGAATCTCGACACGGTCGAGGTGTGGGTCGCCGTCGCCGACCGTGCGAAGGCCGAGCCGCTCATCGAGCAGTGGCGGCAGGAATACGACGAGTAA
- a CDS encoding YheT family hydrolase yields MPVRTEHWKFRPHLLLRGGHLQTFAAVYLPRKHAPYAAKLHFIQADDVSPELGGDRLALHDDCPEDWQPNGPSVLLVHGLAGCHTSAYMCRMAERLTARGYRVFRMDMRGCGAGEGIAKLPTHCGRSGDVAAALRFIAAEHPESPTYAIGFSLGGCLTLNLLAEAEEQKVGNLVRSLAICPPIDLFAVERRFDSRGGRAYDKFFTIKLWQQITARWARYPEIAPAVIPPQPKRLRQIDETVTAPSGGFASADDYYTKTQPGPKLHRISQPVLIIAAEDDPVVPTAPLLEYERGPGVEAVIVPRGGHLGFIGGGNGDPDRRWLDWRIIEWLETGH; encoded by the coding sequence ATGCCGGTGCGCACGGAACATTGGAAGTTTCGGCCCCACCTGTTGCTGCGGGGCGGGCATCTGCAGACGTTCGCCGCGGTTTACTTGCCGCGGAAGCACGCGCCTTACGCCGCGAAGCTCCACTTCATTCAAGCCGACGACGTGTCGCCGGAACTGGGCGGCGATCGTCTCGCGCTGCACGACGATTGCCCCGAGGACTGGCAGCCCAACGGTCCGTCGGTGCTGCTGGTGCACGGCCTCGCCGGTTGCCATACCAGCGCCTACATGTGCCGGATGGCCGAGCGGTTGACGGCGCGTGGCTACCGCGTGTTCCGGATGGATATGCGGGGCTGCGGGGCAGGGGAGGGGATCGCGAAGTTGCCGACCCATTGCGGCCGCTCGGGCGACGTCGCCGCGGCGCTGCGATTCATCGCAGCCGAGCATCCCGAGTCGCCAACGTACGCGATCGGTTTTTCGCTCGGCGGCTGCCTGACGCTGAACCTGCTCGCCGAAGCAGAAGAGCAAAAGGTTGGAAATCTGGTCCGCTCGTTGGCAATTTGCCCGCCGATCGATCTGTTCGCGGTCGAGCGACGGTTCGATTCGCGCGGCGGCCGGGCGTACGACAAATTCTTCACGATCAAGCTGTGGCAACAGATCACGGCGCGATGGGCTCGCTATCCAGAGATCGCACCGGCGGTGATTCCGCCGCAGCCGAAGCGGTTGCGGCAAATCGACGAAACCGTGACGGCGCCGTCGGGCGGCTTCGCGAGCGCCGACGATTACTACACCAAGACTCAACCCGGCCCGAAGTTGCACCGCATCTCGCAGCCGGTGCTGATCATCGCCGCGGAAGACGACCCGGTGGTGCCGACGGCGCCGTTATTGGAATACGAACGTGGGCCGGGCGTCGAAGCAGTGATCGTCCCGCGCGGCGGGCACCTCGGCTTCATCGGCGGCGGCAACGGCGACCCCGATCGCCGGTGGCTCGATTGGCGGATCATTGAGTGGCTGGAAACCGGCCACTAG